The uncultured Bacteroides sp. genomic sequence ATTGCTCAAGTTGAATCACTCGATTTAATTCTAGTACTTGATAATCTTGTCCAATTGCAGTACATGGGCCTACAGAAGAACCACGTAATAATTTGTTGACCGTATTTATTAACATTGAATAATCTTGAATTCTTCCCCTGTTAATTGAGCTCACTTGCATACCATACATCAAGGAAGAAATAAAGGCTTTAGCTAAATCCAAAGCATCATCTTCAAATGGGTTGCCAAATTTGCTGAATGATGATGGTTTGGTTATAAATACTTTTGTATGGGTGTTATTACTAACTTCGTTGAAATCATACATTGCAATTGATTGTAGCTTTGATAATAATACACTTCCTAAGATTGTCTGTGCTTGCTCTAAAGCAACACATCCATTCTTATTTAATAAACTGTCTAACTCTCTAACCCTAGCAGAATCAGTTGAAGATAATGAGCTTAGGACTTTTGCTGTTTTTTCAATCGAATCCTGTTTGAATAGATTCCCGTTAAAATAAATTTTTTCGGAATCAAATTCTTCATAATCAATTAAACGAATATCTTCTGCTTGCTTGAATAATCTGCTGTTTTCTTTTTCACCAAGGTTATAAGTATCACTTATGTATTCTTTAAGAATATCTCCTTTTAGGGGTATATCTGAACTGTAGTTTGCTAATTCAAGTGCTGCTTTTTGAAAATTATCTTTTGTTGTATTGTTGAAAATGTCCGATGTATGAGTTAGAATGTTTGATGTTGTGATTCCTAATACAGAAACCTCCCCGTTAGCAGATGTGTCAATTAACTGCGCAGCTTTCAATGTTTCTTTGATTGAAGACAATTCTACTTTTTTGATATTTGAAGCTTTAGCTATAGCACTTACTTTTTCACTCGAAAGTGTACTTTCTTCATTTGAGGCGGCAAGGCTAGATAAAAATAATCCACATTTACCGGCTAATTCAATGTCTTCAAAATCGGATGCTTGAGTTACATCTTGAATCTTTTTCGTGTGATGGATTATCCATGCACCTTCTGTTCTTTTCTCCATATCTTTTTAATTATTGTTAATACCACGCTATGGACGTTTGATTGTTCATACACTTACTTTATACTACTATTGTTATCTTTGTACCGTGCTGATAAAATTACGATATGCCATCTAGCAATTAATTCTTTTGTCCAATAATTCATCCAAAAATAGTATATTTATTTTGAACTAACAGTATAAGTTATTTAGTTAATTTTTGATTTATCTGGTAGCTTCTAACTTTTGTCTGTTATATGTATATAAATGAGGACTATGTTAGCTATTTAAAAAACGAATAAACTCTCAAAATAAAGAAGATATTTAAATTGTGATAAAATTATGTTTTAACATATACCAGCGACTATTATTAATATATAACAGCATTTATTCAAAATTCATTGAATATATAATTGTATAAAGTAAGAAACTAAAGATGGTAAAATACGCAAAAACAAAATAGGCTCATTAATGCATTTGCTTTCATTTAATATAATATAGTTGTACCTTTGCCCCAAAATAGACAACGATGCAATATTTTGGCGAAATACTCTCTCTGGGTGTGGCTATTTCCTGGACTGCTACTGCTCTTTTTGCAGAAGTGGCTTGTAAGCGGATCGGTTCTTTGCAGCTGAATTTAATCCGAATGTTTCTTTCCTTGTTTTTTCTGGGTGTAACTTTGTGGTGCTTTACCGGAGCTCCTTATCCTTTATATGCTGATTCAAAAACCTGGTTCTGGTTGTCACTTTCTGGTTTTGTGGGTTATGTGCTGGGCGATTATTGCTTGTTCAACTCTTACGTGCTTATTGGTTCACGTTTCGGGCAGTTGTTTATGACACTTGCTCCTCCGGCTGCTGCCATATCTGGCTGGATGATATTGGGCGAGAAACTTTCTTTGCATGCATGGATAGGTATGATGGTTACTTTGTGTGGTATTGGAATGTCGGTTCTCAGCAAAGGAACTACGCATAAACTGGGATTGAAATTACCTTTAAAAGGTATTCTTCTGGGAATAGGAGCAGGTATAGGGCAGGGTGTAGGACTTGTGCTGAGTAAGGTGGGGATGAACTATTATAAAATGTCAGTACCAACAACAGATATAAACCATTTTATGACTATGCTGC encodes the following:
- a CDS encoding DMT family transporter: MQYFGEILSLGVAISWTATALFAEVACKRIGSLQLNLIRMFLSLFFLGVTLWCFTGAPYPLYADSKTWFWLSLSGFVGYVLGDYCLFNSYVLIGSRFGQLFMTLAPPAAAISGWMILGEKLSLHAWIGMMVTLCGIGMSVLSKGTTHKLGLKLPLKGILLGIGAGIGQGVGLVLSKVGMNYYKMSVPTTDINHFMTMLPFASTYIRAITGMLGYFVMMWLRKELYTMPIAFRNGKGMNAALWATMFGPFIGVSVSLMAVQYTEAGIASTLMALTPIFILWPSHLIFKQKVTIREVIGAIISVLGVSLFFI